A window from Cydia amplana chromosome 12, ilCydAmpl1.1, whole genome shotgun sequence encodes these proteins:
- the LOC134652831 gene encoding fibroblast growth factor receptor 4-like isoform X2, with the protein MEESPLYVMKEVEVDEWEVSRSRVHLGALIGSGAFGRVHVAQLAAPGGETITVAAKMLTENASDEGTQDFLREIEMLKHVGYHKHVIRLVACCTKQTPLIALLEHAPRGDLLSLLRAARGRRNEPKERQLSAGESEYTNLSDSDPPLEKTSFCGEQRQRHYVAEPALHLDSATMRDYALQVALGMQHLEERGITHRDLAARNILVDGAGTLKVADFGLSRSGVYVHTRARPVPLRWMAPEAILHAQYCSASDVWAFAVLLWEIATLGGFPYAELSNHQVPPFLAAGSRLPKPARASPRLYQLMVQCWAPSPHQRPSFAQIARQLHDQKQLYVDLSDLDLDPPPDYDSDYDFECER; encoded by the exons ATGGAAGAGAGTCCGCTGTATGTCATGAAAGAAGTAGAA GTGGACGAATGGGAAGTGTCCCGCTCCCGTGTCCATCTGGGCGCTCTAATAGGCAGCGGGGCCTTCGGGCGAGTACACGTGGCACAACTAGCTGCGCCGGGTGGTGAGACCATCACTGTagcggccaagatgctcacag AAAACGCATCAGACGAAGGAACTCAAGATTTCCTCCGCGAAATAGAAATGCTCAAACACGTCGGCTACCACAAGCACGTGATCCGGCTGGTCGCGTGCTGCACCAAGCAGACGCCGCTCATCGCGCTGCTCGAACACGCACCCAGAGGAGACCTGCTCAGTCTGCTGCGGGCGGCGAGGGGGAGAAGAAACGAACCGAAGGAGAGGCAGCTATCAGCGGGCGAAT CGGAATACACCAACTTAAGTGACTCCGACCCGCCCCTGGAGAAGACCAGCTTCTGCGGGGAGCAACGGCAAAGGCACTACGTGGCAGAACCAGCCCTGCATCTAGACAGCGCGACGATGCGCGACTACGCGCTGCAAGTCGCGCTGGGCATGCAGCATCTAGAGGAGCGCGGGATCACGCACAG GGACCTCGCAGCCCGGAATATCCTGGTCGACGGCGCAGGGACCCTCAAAGTAGCCGACTTTGGACTGTCACGGTCTGGCGTGTACGTCCACACCAGGGCGCGACCGGTGCCGCTGAGGTGGATGGCACCAGAAGCCATTTTACACGCTCAGTACTGCAGTGCAAGCGACGTTTGGGCGTTCGCCGTGTTATTATGGGAGATTGCTACTTTAG GCGGCTTCCCATACGCAGAGCTGAGCAACCACCAAGTCCCGCCCTTCCTCGCCGCGGGCAGCCGCCTCCCGAAGCCGGCGCGCGCCTCCCCCCGCCTCTACCAGCTCATGGTGCAATGCTGGGCCCCCTCCCCCCACCAGCGGCCCAGCTTCGCCCAGATCGCCCGCCAGCTGCACGATCAGAAGCAACTGTACGTGGACCTGTCGGACTTGGACTTGGACCCGCCTCCGGACTACGACAGCGACTATGACTTTGAATGCGAGAGATAG
- the LOC134652652 gene encoding integumentary mucin C.1-like, translating into MPNERVIKSNTPKTVTKATPKETTENEVMSTKPTNKTMHNDIPTEPETPTTTQETDTKEETINESSTKKVFPHVLLAITTAVAGAGAAPIHRGMKNDPLVFISNPIESEFPGHWIPESILKRILNRPNNPSTKQPLKATKERLRATISVIRPRPITIKPTTTTEIQTTTPKPTPTTTTTTPTPTTTTTPTTTATPTTTTTTSSPTTITPATPPTTPTEPTTTTTDPTTTKTEPTTTEPTTSTTTEPTTTTEPTTTTEPTTTTEPTTTTDPTTTKHRRLTTTTPKPIENDTNANSVNG; encoded by the exons atGCCTAATGAGAGAGTAATTAAATCTAATACTCCCAAAACTGTTACTAAAGCTACTCCTAAAGAAACAACAGAAAATGAAGTAATGAGCActaaacctacaaataaaacgATGCATAATGACATACCAACTGAACCCGAAACCCCCACAACTACTCAAGAAACTGATACTAAAGAAGAAACTATCAATGAAAGTAGTACCAAAAAGG TGTTTCCGCATGTGCTACTTGCAATAACCACCGCGGTCGCAGGCGCCGGTGCGGCGCCCATACACCGGGGCATGAAAAACGACCCTCTGGTGTTCATCTCGAACCCTATAGAATCCGAGTTTCCTGGACACTGGATTCCCGAGAGTATCCTCAAAAGAATTTTAAATAGACCAAATAACCCGTCTACAAAACAACCGTTGAAAGCTACAAAAGAACGATTGAGAGCTACAATATCTGTTATCCGACCCAGACCTATAACTATAAAACCAACCACtacaactgaaattcaaacaacAACGCCAAAACCAACCCCAACAACAACGACTACAACACCAACTCCAACCACAACAACAACTCCAACCACAACAGCAACTCCAACCACTACAACAACCACGTCTTCACCAACAACAATAACACCAGCCACACCGCCAACAACACCAACAGaaccaacaacaacaacaaccgaCCCAACAACCACAAAAACTGAACCAACAACAACAGAACCAACAACATCAACAACAACAGAACCAACGACAACAACAGAACCAACGACAACAACAGaaccaacaacaacaacagagccaacaacaacaacagatccaacaacaacaaaacataGAAGATTGACAACAACAACACCGAAACCCATTGAAAATGATACTAATGCTAACAGTGTAAATGGATAA